The Bacillus sp. F19 DNA segment AAAGTTCTGGATTCACACCACATTTCCCTATTAAGTCCACCTTAGGACACCTTCACTGTTAAATAATTATGTGTTTCAATCACCTTGATGTTTGTTTTCTCCCCATTTATTCTCATAGATAAGCTTTGCTAGAGGCTGCCTTTTTTCCCAATTAGCTAATTCTAAAATAGGTTTCTCCGGATATTCATCCGTATAACCAATAGATAGAAGAGCGATAGGATCAATATGCAGCGGGATATCTAATATGTCACGAATATCATTCTTTTTATAAAAACTTACCCACCCTAAGGCAAGCCCTTCAGCACATGCTGCCAACCACATATTTTGAATGGCACATGCTGTTGAAAGAATATCTGTTTCAGGAATTGAATTTCGCCCTAATACATGTGAACCTCCTCTTGCAGGGTCGCAAGTTACACATATTGTGATTGGAGCTTCTTTTAAACCTTCCACTTTTAAACCAAGAAATCTTGTTTCTCTTTCCCCATCATAATGAATAGCTAATGCTCGTCTTTCCTTGTCTGCTGCCCAAGCTAATTTTTCTTTTATTTCATCAGAAGAAATGATTATGAAATTCCAAGGCTGCATAAATCCAACTGAAGGTGCATGATGAGCAGCGTTTAATATTCTATGTATAATATCTTTAGAAATAGGGGCAGACAGAAAGCTTCTAATATCTCTCCTCCTGTAAATCACTTTATAAACAGATTCTTTTTCTTCTTTAGAAAACATAAAATTTCTCTCCTCTATTTTCTAAAAAATTTTCCCTATCTTAAATTTTCCAGAATCTCGCAAAACTTCATTGAACATTTATTATGTTTAGTCTACTCTAGTCTGATCTATGAAAATAATAGAAAGGTTTCATGTCAGGCTGATTGCTTAACTGGATAATACGTTTAGAAATTGTTTCTGAAATTTCGCCAATATTCTCAAAAGACGGATTCAATAAAACCCCTAGAACAGTGCCGCTGTGAGCGATGATAAGTCCTCCATCGTACTTTGAAGCAAAGCTTTTAAATTCACTAAAATAACGTTTAGGCAATATTTTTTGGTTTATACCGGCGCTTAGTGTCGCTGCTTGACAAACAAAAGACAAATCCTGAAATTCTATTCCTAATTTAACCAAATGATATGCCTTTAAGAAAACGGCTTGATCCTCCTTGCTATATTGTTTGGGCTGTCTGTTAAATTCAAGCGTATTAATTGTTCCTCCTAAATCCATTCCGATCAAAACGAAGGATGGTAAAGGACCAAGCGTCTCTATTAATTGGCCATGAATGTAGTCGTATGCAACCACCTCTTTATACATAACACCATCAGTAGGCTCAATCTCACTGGAAATCCGTGAGATGATCTCTTCTGACAAGGGTATGGAGTAACTATCCGCAACAGCCTTCATTGCAGCAACAACATCAGCTGAACTACTGGCCATCCCTTTACCCCTCGGAATATTCGAGTTAACCTCCAAATGCCCCCCACCTTTTAAATCAAACCATTGAAACACCTTTTTGCATGCTTCTACCGCTTTTGCATTTAAGAGTGGCCCAGTAATATCACCCTTCTTGTTATGAGGAATAAAAACAGCGTTACTCCTTAGAATTGGTATAGGCAGCGATATTAAAAATGGGCGTTCACATAAAACGCCTTGAACAAGTTCGCCAAACGTGCCATTGCACCTTCCTCTTCCCACCTGCATGCCAAAAACCCCTTTTTCCAATCAGCCAAACCATTAGAGGATACAAAAAACATAATCAATTAATAGAATCTACTTCGCTTAAATAGATTGAGGTTTTTCAATATTTTCCTCCTACAAGAGGCAGCCGCATTGTAGAATGGGGTTCAGCCTGTTGGTTCTTCCTTCATATTGTCTCTTCTTTCTATAACCAAACCGTTTTTTCTTCAAAGGATGTTCTTGCGGAAGTCTTCATCTTCTTTAACGCCTCTTCATCTGGATATCCAATAAAAATATTCCCTATTATCTTCTTATTCTCAGGCGCACCAATGAACTGATACATGCGTTTATCATGAACAAGCCCCACGCCTCTTGTCCGCCATACAAATCCTAATCCCAGATCCTTCGCGGCCAGCCACATTGAATGAATCGCACAGCATACTGCATATTCATTATCTCGAGACGCTTCTTCATCCTCAGGAACGATATCAGATGTAACAACGATATGTACCGGTGTGTTCTTTAATACTTTCAGGGAACTTTGTACTAAATTCGGTTTTGTTGGAAAACGTTCTTGCAAAAACTCTTCTGCCAGCTTCTCATACCTTTTTTTAGCTTCACCTCTTATCACATAAAACCCCCATGGCTCTCTCATCCGATCGTTTGGCGCCCAAGTTGCTATTTCCAGTAATTTTTTAATCTTTTCGTCTTCTACGGCATGATCACGATAGTCACGTATTGCCCTGCGACTTTTTAATTCCGTTATGATTGACACGCTGCCCCCACCTTTTTTTTATCTTTGTCTTTTAATAATTCCATCTCTTCAAACCACTTTATTTTCTCCCTTAACTTAACCACATCACCGACAAGGATAATTGCAGGATGCTTTATTTGTGCAAGCTCCGCCTCTTTTTCAATCGTATTCAGGCTCCCTGTGACTGTTTTCTGTTTTTCCGTTGTCCCCCATTGGATAACGGCTACTGGGGTTTCCTGACTTTTTCCATTCTCGATTAACTTTTTGCAAATATAAGGTAAGTTTCCTACTCCCATGTAAAAAGCAATTGTATCTATTCCCTGAGCAAGGGCTGACCAATTCAGATGATCCTCTTCCTTTTCAGCGCGGCCATGACCTGTAACGATTGCAAAGGAAGAGGCGTGGTCCCGGTGTGTAACCGGAATTCCCGCGTAGGCAGGGGCAGCGATACCTGAGGTAATGCCAGGCACAATTTCATATTTTATACCACTTGCTGCCAGCACCTCAGCTTCTTCCCCAACACGTCCAAATACACATGGGTCTCCGCCTTTTAATCGTGTCACCGTTTTCCCTTCCAGTGCGTACCGAACTAAGAGTTCATGAATTTGTTCTTGAATAAGTTCATGTTTTCCGGGAAGCTTTCCGCAAAAAATAAATTCCGCATCGTTTTTGGCATGGTTTAATAGCTCATTATTTACTAATCGATCATATAAAATCACGTCAGATTTTTGGATGCACTCCAAACCATAAACTGTAATTAATTTCGGATCTCCCGGTCCTGCCCCGACAAGATAAACGTATCCTTTTGTCATGATCATTTCTCACTTCTTTCATTTTTCTCTATAGTCATATTCCTTTGTTAGAACTCTTCCTTTTCGACATTCTAATAGGAGTGGAGCAAGATTGTCATAAAGCTTCGATTCCCCATATGAATCTTGTAACCTTTTACATGGAATGGGTGACGTTGAAACTGGAGCTTCTCTTTCTATATATTTTGGATACAGGAAAACAGCGATCCATTTCCTTCTGATGGTTGGGTATTGCCGTAACCTATTTTAAAATGATTGAACAGCTTTACCCATTGGCTTTAATTTCCTTGCACCTCTCTATCCAATTCATTACCATTTCAGAACTAGAAGCAAAATGAAAATGAGTATACCCTGCTACCAGGTTATGTTTCAAATAACCTTCTTTCTTCGTACCGCGCATGCCTTTAGTTTCATATGCATACTCTATTTCATTTTCAGAATGGAAGGTTGAATAATGAAATTCATGACCTTTTGCTTTTTGTTTCTCACCGATTAAAAAATTATTTTTTCGTCCGCTAATTTCTCTGTAACCTAATGCAGCTCGTTTTGATTGCATTTTTACATCGCCGGAAATGACTCCTGCCATTTGGTAGCTGATTTTATTGGTTGTTTCGATTGAATCTGTCAGGTACATAAAGCCACCACATTCAGCAAGTGTTGGTAATCCTTGCTCAATTGCCTGTTTTATGGAGTCTTTTGCAATATGATTATTTGAGAGAGCAGGAGCGAATTCTTCAGGAAAACCTCCGCCTAGATAAAGTCCATTAACACCAGCTGGTAATGCTTCGTCTGCCAATGGCGAGAAAAAAACAATTTCAGCACCGTAAGACTCCAGGATTTCTAAGTTCTCAGGATAATAAAAATTAAAAGCCGCATCTTTTGCTACCGCAATTTTAACCGTTTTTTCTGCTTTTTTTTCAAAAAGCGAAGATGTTCCGGTTTTATTCAGCGGCGAAGCTAAAGATATTTCAAGTAATTTATCAATGTCGACAGTTTCAAGAACAAGCTCTCCTAATCTATCAAAAAAAGGATCAAGATTTCCTCTTTCAATAGAAGGAATAAGTCCAAGATGCCTCTCTGGTATTTC contains these protein-coding regions:
- the bluB gene encoding 5,6-dimethylbenzimidazole synthase, with the protein product MFSKEEKESVYKVIYRRRDIRSFLSAPISKDIIHRILNAAHHAPSVGFMQPWNFIIISSDEIKEKLAWAADKERRALAIHYDGERETRFLGLKVEGLKEAPITICVTCDPARGGSHVLGRNSIPETDILSTACAIQNMWLAACAEGLALGWVSFYKKNDIRDILDIPLHIDPIALLSIGYTDEYPEKPILELANWEKRQPLAKLIYENKWGENKHQGD
- a CDS encoding kinase; this encodes MEKGVFGMQVGRGRCNGTFGELVQGVLCERPFLISLPIPILRSNAVFIPHNKKGDITGPLLNAKAVEACKKVFQWFDLKGGGHLEVNSNIPRGKGMASSSADVVAAMKAVADSYSIPLSEEIISRISSEIEPTDGVMYKEVVAYDYIHGQLIETLGPLPSFVLIGMDLGGTINTLEFNRQPKQYSKEDQAVFLKAYHLVKLGIEFQDLSFVCQAATLSAGINQKILPKRYFSEFKSFASKYDGGLIIAHSGTVLGVLLNPSFENIGEISETISKRIIQLSNQPDMKPFYYFHRSD
- the cobA gene encoding uroporphyrinogen-III C-methyltransferase produces the protein MTKGYVYLVGAGPGDPKLITVYGLECIQKSDVILYDRLVNNELLNHAKNDAEFIFCGKLPGKHELIQEQIHELLVRYALEGKTVTRLKGGDPCVFGRVGEEAEVLAASGIKYEIVPGITSGIAAPAYAGIPVTHRDHASSFAIVTGHGRAEKEEDHLNWSALAQGIDTIAFYMGVGNLPYICKKLIENGKSQETPVAVIQWGTTEKQKTVTGSLNTIEKEAELAQIKHPAIILVGDVVKLREKIKWFEEMELLKDKDKKKVGAACQS
- a CDS encoding cobyrinate a,c-diamide synthase; this translates as MAERRIVIAGTGSGVGKTTLTIGLMSALIKRGLTVQGFKCGPDYIDPSYHTAVTKRIARNLDSWMLSKDTVVDIFTHGSRGADISIIEGVMGFFDGKNPKTNQGSTAEISMITRAPVLLVVNCASMARSAAAIVKGFQIFADGPRIEGVIANKVGSEGHFKLVKTAIEQECQVPVIGYLGRELDIEIPERHLGLIPSIERGNLDPFFDRLGELVLETVDIDKLLEISLASPLNKTGTSSLFEKKAEKTVKIAVAKDAAFNFYYPENLEILESYGAEIVFFSPLADEALPAGVNGLYLGGGFPEEFAPALSNNHIAKDSIKQAIEQGLPTLAECGGFMYLTDSIETTNKISYQMAGVISGDVKMQSKRAALGYREISGRKNNFLIGEKQKAKGHEFHYSTFHSENEIEYAYETKGMRGTKKEGYLKHNLVAGYTHFHFASSSEMVMNWIERCKEIKANG
- a CDS encoding nitroreductase, giving the protein MSIITELKSRRAIRDYRDHAVEDEKIKKLLEIATWAPNDRMREPWGFYVIRGEAKKRYEKLAEEFLQERFPTKPNLVQSSLKVLKNTPVHIVVTSDIVPEDEEASRDNEYAVCCAIHSMWLAAKDLGLGFVWRTRGVGLVHDKRMYQFIGAPENKKIIGNIFIGYPDEEALKKMKTSARTSFEEKTVWL